The following proteins are encoded in a genomic region of Cryptomeria japonica chromosome 11, Sugi_1.0, whole genome shotgun sequence:
- the LOC131860224 gene encoding DNA replication licensing factor MCM4-like, with amino-acid sequence MVLACFNPRSSHYNPRLLAIDNIQLPPTLLFRFDLIDLVLDKADEQTYHRLARHLVAFHYDECEDQTLDALDLPTLTSYITYARQHIHPKISDEVAEDLIRGYVEMCRKGNFPGMVERCDVAEAFRLLEVALQQSPIDHSTGTIDMDLITMGVSTNERIRRANLVSSVRIIIIEKMQEGGPSTRIT; translated from the exons ATGGTTTTAGCTTGTTTCAATCCTAGAAGTTCACACTACAACCCTAGACTTTtagctattgataatatccaactTCCTCCAACATTGCTTTTCAGGTTTGATCTGATTGATCTAGTGCTTGATAAAGCTGATGAACAAACATATCATCGCCTTGCAAGACATCTTGTTGCATTTCATTATGATGAGTGTGAGGACCAAACACTGGATGCATTGGACCTCCCAACCCTCACTTCATATATCACTTATGCAAGACAACATATACATCCTAAAATATCTGATGAGGTTGCAGAGGATCTGATTCGTGGCTATGTTGAAATGTGTAGGAAGGGCAACTTCCCTGGCA TGGTCGAAAGGTGTGATGTGGCAGAAGCATTCCGCCTACTTGAAGTTGCACTTCAACAATCTCCCATCGATCATTCAACTGGGACCATTGACATGGATCTCATCACTATGGGAGTTTCAACCAATGAAAGAATAAGACGAGCCAATCTTGTTTCATCAGTTAGGATTATTATCATAGAAAAGATGCAGGAAGGGGGACCATCAACACGTATAACATAG